A section of the Leminorella richardii genome encodes:
- a CDS encoding basic amino acid ABC transporter substrate-binding protein — protein sequence MFKRLSIFGACLAAALCTLPAANAADPTYVVGSGGTYRPFEFENSKKELEGFDIDVISAIAKAENFNIKLVNTPWEGIFATLGSGDRDIIISGITITDKRKQMVDFSSPYFPAEQAIVVPKGKTIGGIADLKPLKVGVVNSSTGDIVVSDVLGKNSTAIKRFDNTPLMLQELYEDGIDAAVGDVGVAKFYIKNHPDKEFNLVSDAKFERQYFGIAVAKGNDDLRNKINSGLKKIIADGTYAKIYQKWFDNDVPALPAE from the coding sequence ATGTTTAAACGTCTTTCCATTTTCGGTGCCTGTCTGGCAGCCGCTCTGTGTACGCTACCGGCGGCGAATGCTGCGGATCCTACTTATGTGGTAGGTTCAGGCGGAACCTATCGCCCGTTTGAGTTTGAAAATAGCAAGAAAGAGCTTGAAGGGTTTGATATCGATGTGATTTCCGCCATTGCTAAAGCGGAAAACTTTAACATCAAGCTGGTGAATACCCCTTGGGAAGGCATTTTTGCAACGCTGGGCAGCGGCGATCGCGACATTATTATTTCCGGTATCACCATTACCGACAAGCGTAAGCAGATGGTTGACTTCTCTTCTCCCTATTTCCCTGCAGAGCAGGCCATTGTCGTGCCAAAAGGCAAGACTATCGGCGGCATTGCCGATCTGAAACCGCTGAAAGTCGGCGTAGTAAACTCCAGTACCGGCGATATCGTTGTTTCTGACGTGCTGGGTAAAAACAGTACCGCTATCAAGCGTTTCGACAATACTCCACTGATGCTGCAAGAGCTGTATGAAGACGGCATTGATGCGGCAGTAGGTGACGTGGGGGTGGCCAAGTTCTACATTAAAAACCACCCCGATAAAGAGTTTAATCTGGTCTCTGACGCCAAGTTTGAGCGCCAGTACTTCGGTATCGCTGTTGCCAAAGGCAACGACGACCTGCGTAACAAGATCAACTCCGGTCTGAAAAAGATTATCGCTGACGGCACCTATGCGAAAATCTACCAAAAGTGGTTTGATAACGACGTTCCGGCACTGCCTGCCGAATAA
- a CDS encoding amino acid ABC transporter permease → MSGFRWEIIQEYAPLFAEGALMTVKCTIICVILGVSWGLVLGLGGLARAPRSRGMDLFLRTFVQWPVKIYVSAFRGTPLFVQIMVVHFALIPLLINPRDGLLVSSGIMSIDFARMLRSEYGAFLSCVVAITLNAGAYVSEIFRAGIESIDKGQMEASRSLGMTYGKTMRKIILPQAFRRMLPPLGNNAIAIVKDSSLASAIGLADLAYAARTVSGAYASYWEPYLTISIVYWVITFLLSLMVRHMEKRLGRSD, encoded by the coding sequence ATGTCAGGATTTCGCTGGGAGATAATCCAGGAATATGCTCCTTTGTTTGCCGAAGGGGCATTGATGACCGTCAAGTGCACCATCATCTGCGTGATTTTAGGGGTAAGCTGGGGGTTGGTTCTGGGGCTAGGAGGTCTGGCCCGCGCGCCGCGCAGCCGAGGAATGGATCTGTTCCTGCGCACTTTTGTCCAGTGGCCGGTTAAGATTTACGTTAGTGCCTTTCGCGGTACACCGCTGTTTGTTCAAATCATGGTAGTGCACTTCGCGCTGATCCCGCTGCTGATTAATCCTCGTGACGGGTTGCTGGTGTCCAGCGGCATTATGTCAATAGACTTCGCCCGCATGCTGCGTTCGGAATATGGCGCGTTCCTCTCCTGCGTTGTCGCCATTACGCTAAACGCGGGTGCCTACGTTTCCGAGATTTTCCGCGCTGGGATTGAGTCTATCGATAAAGGGCAGATGGAAGCGTCCCGCTCTCTCGGTATGACCTATGGCAAAACCATGCGCAAGATTATTCTGCCGCAGGCGTTTCGTCGCATGCTGCCGCCGCTGGGGAATAACGCGATTGCTATCGTAAAAGATTCGTCGCTGGCGTCCGCCATTGGCCTTGCCGATCTGGCTTATGCCGCCAGAACCGTATCCGGCGCCTATGCCAGCTACTGGGAACCCTACCTGACAATATCAATTGTGTACTGGGTGATTACGTTCTTACTCTCTTTGATGGTAAGGCATATGGAAAAGAGGTTAGGCAGAAGTGATTAA
- a CDS encoding amino acid ABC transporter ATP-binding protein: MIKIRNLQKQFGKIHVLRGISCDIAANEVVCIIGPSGSGKSTFLRCMNALEEMSDGEIFINGFAVHDRKTNLNHLRESVGMVFQRFNLFPHMTVLENLILAPMDIKKLSRAQAVERAEKLLQKVGLLDKIDAYPSQLSGGQQQRVAIARALAMEPKVMLFDEPTSALDPELVGEVLTVMKSLAHEGMTMVVVTHEMGFAKDVADRVIFIDQGIIQEEDVPEKLFTSPSSERTRAFLSKVL; encoded by the coding sequence GTGATTAAGATCCGTAATTTACAAAAACAGTTCGGTAAAATTCACGTTTTACGCGGTATTTCCTGCGATATCGCCGCCAATGAGGTGGTGTGTATTATTGGCCCTTCAGGCTCGGGGAAAAGTACCTTTCTGCGCTGCATGAACGCGCTGGAAGAGATGAGCGACGGCGAGATTTTTATTAACGGGTTTGCGGTTCACGATAGGAAAACCAATCTCAATCATCTGCGCGAGAGCGTTGGCATGGTTTTTCAGCGCTTTAACCTGTTTCCCCACATGACGGTGTTAGAGAACCTCATTCTGGCGCCAATGGACATTAAAAAGCTGTCGCGCGCTCAGGCGGTAGAAAGAGCCGAAAAGCTGTTGCAGAAAGTCGGGCTGTTGGACAAGATTGACGCCTATCCTAGCCAGCTTTCCGGCGGGCAGCAGCAGCGCGTTGCCATTGCGCGAGCGCTGGCGATGGAGCCCAAGGTCATGCTGTTTGATGAACCCACCTCTGCGCTGGATCCCGAGCTGGTGGGGGAGGTGTTAACGGTGATGAAATCTCTGGCTCACGAGGGGATGACGATGGTTGTTGTAACCCATGAGATGGGCTTCGCCAAAGATGTGGCAGACCGAGTAATCTTTATCGACCAGGGCATCATTCAGGAAGAGGATGTGCCTGAGAAGCTGTTTACATCACCGTCAAGCGAAAGAACCCGTGCGTTCTTGAGTAAAGTGCTGTAA
- a CDS encoding aminoimidazole riboside kinase: protein MKIWALGDAVVDLLPQGHQQYEACAGGAPANVAVGVSRLGVSSGFIGRVGDDPFGLFMRESLEENGVDCQHVEQDEHHRTSTTLVSLEKSGERSFTFLVNPPADRFLARRSLPSKEADLLHSCSLALVGGSCREALWALTEQVKQQKGIVSFDVNLRSQMWDDAVVMKQEIVRYSQQADILKLSESELFWLTSTRDGDWKSALDALRAYPAELKAITCGSDGGIVLYRGETFRFNAYSTTSIDTTGAGDAFVAGLLTGITLRGFPQTDETLSGLISRASACGALSVSQKGAWRGLPTAEQLQQFLSLYPTFRMESVGQLWDD from the coding sequence ATGAAAATCTGGGCGTTAGGCGATGCTGTCGTTGACCTGTTGCCACAGGGGCATCAGCAGTACGAAGCCTGTGCTGGCGGTGCTCCGGCAAACGTCGCTGTTGGCGTTTCTCGGCTAGGCGTGTCTTCCGGCTTTATAGGTCGGGTCGGTGACGATCCCTTTGGCCTTTTTATGCGCGAGTCTTTGGAAGAGAACGGCGTAGACTGCCAGCACGTTGAGCAAGATGAACATCATCGAACCAGTACCACCTTGGTTTCATTAGAAAAGAGCGGCGAGCGCAGCTTTACGTTTCTTGTGAATCCTCCGGCAGACCGCTTTCTTGCCCGTCGCAGTTTGCCTTCTAAAGAGGCCGACTTGCTGCACTCCTGCTCACTGGCTTTAGTGGGGGGCTCCTGCCGTGAAGCGCTATGGGCGCTGACGGAGCAGGTAAAGCAGCAAAAGGGAATTGTGAGCTTTGACGTCAACCTCCGCAGCCAGATGTGGGATGACGCAGTTGTTATGAAGCAAGAGATTGTGCGTTACAGCCAGCAGGCAGACATTCTCAAACTGTCGGAAAGCGAGCTGTTTTGGCTGACATCGACCCGCGATGGGGATTGGAAAAGCGCCCTTGATGCGCTTCGCGCTTATCCTGCGGAGCTAAAAGCGATCACCTGCGGTAGCGACGGCGGCATCGTACTTTACCGTGGAGAAACTTTCCGATTCAACGCCTATTCGACCACCAGTATCGATACTACAGGTGCCGGAGATGCCTTTGTGGCCGGGCTTTTGACGGGTATTACGCTGCGCGGTTTTCCTCAAACAGATGAGACTTTGTCTGGGCTGATCAGCCGAGCCAGCGCCTGTGGTGCGCTATCCGTTTCGCAAAAGGGCGCCTGGCGAGGACTGCCGACCGCAGAACAGCTGCAACAGTTTCTCTCTCTTTACCCGACTTTCCGTATGGAGTCTGTCGGCCAGTTATGGGATGATTAG
- the ftsB gene encoding cell division protein FtsB — protein sequence MKKLTLLLVILLGWLQYSLWLGKNGLHDYVRVDEDIARQLDNNAKLKSRNERLFAEINDLKGGQEAIDERARSELGMIKPGESFYRIIPEQGGKK from the coding sequence ATGAAGAAACTTACACTGTTACTGGTGATCCTGCTGGGCTGGCTTCAGTATTCGCTGTGGCTGGGCAAGAATGGATTGCATGACTATGTCCGCGTTGACGAAGATATTGCCCGACAGTTGGACAACAACGCTAAGCTAAAATCGCGCAACGAAAGGCTGTTTGCTGAAATCAACGATTTAAAAGGCGGGCAGGAAGCGATTGACGAGCGAGCGCGCAGCGAGCTGGGCATGATTAAGCCCGGAGAGAGTTTTTATCGCATCATTCCTGAACAGGGCGGTAAGAAGTAG